The Candidatus Poribacteria bacterium genome segment CTCTCCGCCGACAATACGTCCAGCAGCACGTCTACCACCCCGTTCCGCAATGGTGCTGCGGATGGTGTCCTGCATTGGTGCGGAATAGGGGTAACGCGCGGTCGTTGTATACGCATCAATCACCCAGATCAACCGACCGTCGTGGATGACAAGGTAAGGATCGAGATCATATTTCAGGAACGGAGCGATTTGGCTGACACGCTCCTTTATGTTTCGATTGTAAAGGACGCGACTGGTTGATCGGATTTCGCCGGGCAAGATGAAATTGAGTGCATTATTGAATTTCAGCATGTAGGCAAATTTTCGGATAAACGAAGAAAGATCGACACCGCCCAGTCCTTGGTACGAGTATTTGGCAAAATCTTGTCCAAACGTTTCGGGGTAATCAAACTCAAGACCCTCTGACCGGTCTGGATGGACAATGACATAGTGGTTGGTGCGCTCACCGTAGTAAATTCGAGGACCCGGATTGTCGTCAAACCGATATGTCCATTCAGGTTCGTAATTAATTGGGTCCATATCCCGAATGTACATCTTCGGCTTCCCGTCCAGAACTTCATCCACAGGACTCATCACCGCTCCATAGCCGTGCGTGTACACGTAAGTGCGCTTAAACCAGTCCCGACTCACTTCACGCGGCAAATCGTTAATATTCAATTCACGACCAGAAAGCATTACCTGTCGGGGTTCACCACTCTGCATCAGGTAACGGTCAATATCTACGTCAGCAAAATCGTATTGTGAACGCAACTCCTGCAACTGGCGGAAAGTCCGTCGCAGTGGTCGCCAATCCCAAAGACGGATACTATTAATCACTGCCGCGTTCTCTTGCCCCGTGATGTTGTCATAAGACAACTCTCCCGTCAAAGGATATTCCGTCTCAGTCACGGTGCTATCCTCCAGATCATACGCATGCAGTGTTGCCCTGATGTTATAGTTGATATATTCTCGCTCAAGGTCCTGTTTACTCGGTTCAACTTTCAGATTTTGAACGATACGGGGATAGGCTTGTCCCATAAAGGCAACAAGCAGGAGAACAATGATACTCCCAACAGCGAAAGAGATACGCCGTAAGAAAATACTGATGAAGAAAATCAACGCGCAAGCAACGGTAAGCGCGAGCAGTATCCATAACACAGGCAGCCGTGCCTGTATCGCTGCGTAGCCGCCACCACCTCGAACAACATCGTTGGTGGTGTAGAGTAGGTCGTACATCACAAACTGGTAATTCCATGCACGAAACAGCAGCGTCAACCCAATCAGGATGAACAGATGTGTCTTGACACGCTTCGGCGGGGAGAAGCGGTTATCCTCATTAATAAGTAACCCGTGAAAAAAGTAAAGTACCCCCGTAAAAAGGGTAACCAACATGAACAGACCGAATAGGTAGCCGCAGATCAAGCGTTCCAAGGGCATCCGAAAAACATAGTAGCTGACATTCTTATTGAAAATTGGATCACGGGCGGCTGCAACCAAAGCCGCGTCTTCGGTTGCATCGAAACTTAGCCCTTGGTTTAGTGCAACTCTAACGCTCCCATCCCCACCCGGACTGATGGACCGGATTTGTGCTGTATGACTGCTATCCCCTTCTTCGATTGTAATTTCATCTCCTACTTTAAACCCTTTCGCACTATACTCCAATTCAGAAATGAGAACATCTGTCGCATCTCGATTTGCTGGCGCATCAAGCGATGTCGCGGCTTGGAAGGAAAGATTGCTAGCATTTGAATAGCGGAGAAATTGCTCCCAGTAGTCTGTCGAGGCATACCCACCCACAATACTCCCTCCAATTGCCAAGAGTGTTAGTACTACATACACAGCTTTCCGAAGGTTAAAATCGGGCATGCCTTCAAGCGGGATCGATTCGACAAGTGTTGGACTCAACCGAGGTGGGGTAAAGCGATACAGGAGATAGAGATTGATGAGGGTCACAGCAAGAAAGAAACCACCGACGGCAATCCCCAGCCCTATTTTTGTCAGTAGCACTTTCTTGTAGATGGCGAGGTAACCGACCATATTAAACCAGAGCAGGTCAGGGTAGATTTTGACGAAGATTGCACCCACGCCAATGATTACCACCAAAACAACAGCAACAATAATGAATCGATTCAAGTTTGGTTGCATACATCCTTCCTTAATTAAGGGTAAGCTAAAGTGTCTAGCATGTGATAAATCAGTGAATTTCTGGGCTAAAACGCCTGACCCAAACCGAAGTGGAACGTCGTATCTGGATCGATACTAGCCAAATCGGTGCGGCGCGCCACGTCAAAATCGAGAGAGAAAAAGCCAAGCTGCAATCGAAGCCCAAGGCCAATTGAGCCTTTTACATCATCAAGGCGAACCCGATTGCCGTCGCGCCAGAGCAAGCGGTAGGGGTTTTTAGAGTTGAACTCCTCGTCTGACCATGTCGTTCCAAAGTCAGCGAAGACAATCCCTCGAATGCCGCCAATCGCCCACGAAAAGGGCCAACCGAAACGAAGTTCGTCTATAAACGGAATCCGAAGTTCGAAGTTCAACAGCCCCATCCGCGTCCCAATCAGTTCTTCATAACTATAGCCACGTAGCGTGTCAATGCCACCGAGATAGAACAGCGACTTGTCTCTTGCGAAACTTCCACCGAGCAGCAAACGGGCTGCAAAGGTCGAACGTCTGCCAAGCTTGAAATAGCGGCGGAGGTCAAAAATGAGATTGGTCAATTCAAGGTCACTGCCAGTCGCACGATATGACTTTTCAACGGTGAGATTATAGCGGGTACCGCTTTGCGGCCCAAATATCTGCCATCGCGTCGTGTCGCTAACGAGGGAAATTGTACCAAGCATTAGAAGCCCACGATTATCTTCGCGTTCCGTCTCGAATCTGAAAGCGTAAGGGGTAGAATACGTCAAGAACTGTAACTCCATGCGACGATACCGATTAAACGGATACATAACAGAGCCGGCAAGTCCCGTTAA includes the following:
- a CDS encoding UPF0182 family protein; this translates as MQPNLNRFIIVAVVLVVIIGVGAIFVKIYPDLLWFNMVGYLAIYKKVLLTKIGLGIAVGGFFLAVTLINLYLLYRFTPPRLSPTLVESIPLEGMPDFNLRKAVYVVLTLLAIGGSIVGGYASTDYWEQFLRYSNASNLSFQAATSLDAPANRDATDVLISELEYSAKGFKVGDEITIEEGDSSHTAQIRSISPGGDGSVRVALNQGLSFDATEDAALVAAARDPIFNKNVSYYVFRMPLERLICGYLFGLFMLVTLFTGVLYFFHGLLINEDNRFSPPKRVKTHLFILIGLTLLFRAWNYQFVMYDLLYTTNDVVRGGGGYAAIQARLPVLWILLALTVACALIFFISIFLRRISFAVGSIIVLLLVAFMGQAYPRIVQNLKVEPSKQDLEREYINYNIRATLHAYDLEDSTVTETEYPLTGELSYDNITGQENAAVINSIRLWDWRPLRRTFRQLQELRSQYDFADVDIDRYLMQSGEPRQVMLSGRELNINDLPREVSRDWFKRTYVYTHGYGAVMSPVDEVLDGKPKMYIRDMDPINYEPEWTYRFDDNPGPRIYYGERTNHYVIVHPDRSEGLEFDYPETFGQDFAKYSYQGLGGVDLSSFIRKFAYMLKFNNALNFILPGEIRSTSRVLYNRNIKERVSQIAPFLKYDLDPYLVIHDGRLIWVIDAYTTTARYPYSAPMQDTIRSTIAERGGRRAAGRIVGGERPWGNYIRNAAKVTIDAYDGSVNFYLMEQEQDPVAECYRRIFPDLFKPFDAMPENLKSHIRYPTTMFLIQARMYQDYHMKDPITFYASEDQWQIGEELYDNTERPRPPQTPQPPSPFTRTQQLPDTVTNVQEVAPYYVVVKIPGEERAEFVLMLPFTPKNKPNLTAWIAARCDLPQYGQLLVYRFPKGKLAPGPMQVENFITQEPEISQQISLWNTQGSSVLRGNLLIIPMNEAILYVEPIYIQAENEDTAIPELRRVVVGYKENVAWGASLDEALINMFGKRLEVALTQDAPSVTEAAEGVSAAASLSLSTLAKQAREQFEAAQEAQRAGNWAEYGHYLNLLEATLKQLEADVE